A region of the Antedon mediterranea chromosome 4, ecAntMedi1.1, whole genome shotgun sequence genome:
ACACTGTGTTAACCCACTGTGGCAATACTCTGATGATTCAAGAAACACTCTGATGATTTAAGAAACACTCCTGCAGTATTAAAAGGACACTGTGTTAAACCCACTGTGGCAATACTCTGATGATTCAAGAAACACTCCTACAGTATTAAAAGGACACTGTGTTTGCTTTCCAATCTACTTCCAATTTTCTAGTTTTCTCAATAAATGAATTTCGAGCCTTGCTATGTCATTTTAcatatgtactgtacaataaatagGTTGAAATATCGTGTTCAGGAAAAAGCTCAAGATGCCTACACagttaaagatttattgtcccccaaaacataaGCCATTTCGCAGTTTTGAAAAAGTGAATCccaaaagaaattattattatttcactaaTATAAAGACAAAtgaaacggttaattttaacaaaaaaacattgtcTCACAGACAATTTAActattgtttgctttaaattacatttttttaggtaaataactTTTTGCGATCCAGTTTTTAGTCAACCGTGAAAAACtatagggggacaatatatctttaaaacttgTACAGGGTTTATAAATTGTGTATGATTGCAGATGAAATTTTGGTATTATACAACCAACTCGTAAAAGGCTACCATTGTGTAAGTATTAAATTGTCTTTTAAATAACATTGATTATTATACTTGTTCTCTTGTATCATTATAAACTTTTTGACAATCATTAATTTATCACTTGATATTAATGAGAAGCCAACTTCAGTCAAATAAATGATTAATGTATTTCAACCAACCTCATAtaacttaatatttttttctattcaCAATTGgccaatttatttattctttaatattgatattgattttGACAACAATACATGTTTTACAACAATGCTCCTGTGTTATGCAAtcaatattttgtaacaattcaTAAAGAAGCTATTCCAGTAATAAGCAATTAACAGAAATACAAGTAATAATttctaataaaaatatatatataaataatactttattGGATACAAATAATATTCTTATACAAAACTTaaattcatatgtactgtattggCATTTTTAAGTAAAAAATATGAGAAGTTAagtattacaaaaaataatgacagaattttaataaatcaaattaaatatattgttaaaaaaatttGAGAGGAAAACAACAATGCACTTCcggtttttcacattttttccCAAGTTACAAGgaattgaattttaatatgTGGCATGTGATAaaagtactgtatttaattagTATCAAAAAAACTTACCTAAAAATGAGCTGTTCTTTAATGTTGTCATTTTGCGTAGGATTTTTGTAATCTGGTCACTCAGTTCCGTTAAGTACCATTTCGATTTACAGTATATACCTATCACGTTGCTAAGAAACATAACGCAATAACACGAAAAGGTCAtaaaatttcattcaaaatgcATTGAACAATCTGTCCATATTCATTATTCAAGTTGATATTGAATCTTATAATGATGGTACAGTATATCAAGGGccatattacaatacaaataacaaaTGGTTACGAGTGCCAGAATGGTtgaatattttcatgagttgaactgaataataattaataaggcAAAGCTGAGTCTGAAAAAATCAGGTATCTTACTGATTACTGTATCCActccataaattaaaaaaattcagTATTTACTACTGTATGAATTTCAAATGCTACAGTGCAATAGGTTATGATAGGGCGCATATAGTTCTGTAGGACATGCGAGGCCCTTAAGGCCTGCTATACTTGTGACGTAGAGAGTTGTTATGTAGAGGTACAACGTGCGGAGACCGCCATGTTgtcatgttgttttgttttaagtATTTATTAAAAGTTACCGAAACTAACGCATATCTTTGTGTATTGTCTTTACTAAGTTGTCGTTTGAGATATACTCCAAATTGGGCGCATCCTACTTAATGTTTACAGCAGCCCTGTGTCAcaaaaaattctcaaaatgtttacaaacaaaaatctTAACATAGTATGCAAATGTACCCACAAACATAAAGGATGGATTCTCAATTATATTGCATATCATGTGATACATAATCAACCAGTCAAATGCCAAGAATATTCAGCATGATCACTATAATGCACTAGCCTAATTATATAATCGATAATTATGTACCGTAATTTCTTTTGAAAGATGCATTGGTTTGATAAAAAGAATTGTTTACACATTGTTAATTTTACAAACCCGATGAAGATTTACAATCATGCATTGATGATCAAATCcaaaaattaaacacaaaattataatgGATGTATATCTTATTGATGCTTTTATCATTTGTttaaaaagatgtattgtcccccaaaaacatgaaaatatcaaatgaaaaataaagattaataaaatcagactttgaataggttattttgtagttttaaaaaagtaaatcactttcgtagaaaaaataaacggaaaaaaataatgttttcacttataaaataacatgataaatggttaaattcaaccaaaaatccattggctggcagccaatttgaccatttttttctttaaattccatttttggtccaatttttggtcgaagtcaataactattatgttacattaaaatggcatatttaacaaaaattttataaagaattattttttcagggggacaatacaactgGTTAATCATGGTGGTTAGTAAGCCAGAATTGACTGGTCTTGACTCAAGAgtgtgaataaataaattgtaattcaattcaacttttatttcagacaattgtccatatggtacaatacattacacaaagaaccaaaacttttatctattggtatatcctctctccatttgtagtacatgtttgaatccatcaacaaatatttatatatacaaattaacattctgttttcgcttttcattattcttgtaagaatcggtaagtcgaaatcctcaaatattcataaaatgatggAATATTGTTTTCCACAAACAAATTCCTCGCACTAACAAATCTGGGTTGTCCCAACAACCGCCTGAAAGCATCATTATAACAAACTTTAAGTCGGttgatatctttttttaaatgattagaCCATAAAGGAGAACAGTACATGTTAATACAATATGATCTgaagaaaaaacatttgattgaTTTGGAGCAGTAAAAAAATTTCCTACATAAAACATTAGTTTACCTCTAATACATAGAGAtctataatgataataaataataatcataattgtaTTGAGCCTACTGTAGTTATAAACGTTTTTATTTATCAACAGACAACATGGCATGATTCAAACCAGTGACGTCTTGTTgtaatttatcaataaaaattattcaattctACTTTTATTTCCAGGTTCTGATGATGTGGAGGTTGCAGTCTTTGGTTGTCCCAAATCAAAATCTTATTTGGTGTCTTAAATTAATTGCATGTGATATTTTGAGATCCACAAAACAgtcaaacaaataatattaataacatgatGATGAAACCGGTCTCGAGGTCATCGCAACGCAAAagctaattaaattatttattaatatagtaCTAAATTATATTCTGTACCCACCTGCTGGATATGGGCTagatcaaagaacttataacacaagaatctcctgttcgtcccgaagcgcgtaacaatttcgaaaggcattgtgggatagaatagagctatgggtggcgccattgtgagccatggagtacggcgcccgcatcaaattagaaagtcaaaatcatagaggggatctgctaatgctctaggtgggatagagtaattgactgaggagtagggcgcccgcatcaaattagaaagtcaaaatcatagaggggatctgctaatactcttgggggatagagtaattgacttcctagtttggagggggcgctgctccatgctgtgaaatggcgtcgcccagtttgaccttttaaccctgtacttccgatactgtgttttgaatgcaaattgaagaacaggagattcttgggttataagttctttggctAGATCTAAAGTGTGAAGGTTATcccaagtccttatacgatgacgtcacacacgtaccagcaccccattggctgattatgacgcaatgcaattttaccgtacctttagtaaacagaagttagaatacggtaccgtatctttagccacggcgtatTATAATTGTAAGTTTTTTGTCgaagattaaaaaataaatctttcATTTTCAGTAGTGAATCCAAAAAACTACCCATCaaatgctaggcctagaatTATATCGTATAACAAACATTAAAACCAACGTGTCTTATCTCACGTATGCTTGACTAGAGATAAGGAGCCTCTTCAATTCAAGTCTTCTTCTTTTTGCATGCTCAACACAGaatcttattcttattcttaacttaaattaacaaaatagtCGAAATAAATTTAAGTCTACTAAATAACAACAACACAATGATACGTCTTTCAAATAATACTTACCAAATTAAAACATAACAAACTTATCTCgtgtttgttttaataataaccTTTTTTCTTTTATACGATCGGTTACCTGCACGCACCACAAAAACAAACCACTAGGCCCTAGATGTCGTCGCGCGAACGACCTATCTTAAAGTTACCGCTTGGCTGATTTTACAcgctttatgattttaatattattatagagGGCGATGTTACCTTTTTCATGATTTTCTTATTACTTTCTCATTCCCCACTTCAGAATTTCGAACCTTGTTTTAACTGCTTCACTATGTACcagaaaatgaatacaaaatagtATTAATAAACAATGTTATCTGTCACTTACGTCAGCCTGTActatgtttttataatttatagaaGTTTTCAGTCAGAAATCTTTGGGATAAATCATTAATacagaaacaaaaataaaaaaaatttcaattttcaatcaacatatttatttaaagaacaCACATCTGTATATTTATTCAACActattgtttattatctaataattttataatgtaGGTTATTTAAACCACAAAAGGATAGAGAGCAAGCTTTATAAAGAATCACAATGgttgaaattaatattaattttccatcatcttgtttttaattgttgaaGTAAATTCTAAATTTATTGCTGAAAATTAAAGCATCTGAGGTATTGTAAAGTTCCACAAGTGTCTTCATGGTCAAGCATTCTATTAATTTCATTTGTACTGTTCTAGATAACTGCATGTTCCAGGTAGATTAAACGTTCAATAAACAATCCTTTAGCATTTCCTATTATGGGTAAACGGTCCATTATGATGAAGTTGAGGCCTTTTTGCGTTGAGATCGAGAACGAAAGAACAAAACTATGGCAAAAGTTGCAGCATATGTTGCTACAACACACTGTAAGAAAAAATCATTTATATAGTCCttaataaaagtataaattcAAATTTGATAAGATAATCATACTGTTCTGAAAGGATTCATAGTGTGCCTAATTAGTGgtgttctttaaaaaaaataacttaccAAAAGTATAGAAAGAcgtaatattttgatttaattaacttaaaaaaatgtgcatttaaaacatattatgaATAAGTATAGACTATTATGCTTGactttcattttaataatacatttaatatcCATGTTACATGATAATATCTAATTCTAACAGAGATAGACAATAGTgtattaaaaaaagtgaaagCACTTACATTTCTTTTGCCAAATACTGTATCAGCATTGAATAAACGCTTCAAACCAGTGTAATGGGCAAATTTTGATTCATCAATTGCACCACCAGCCATTTTGAATGTCAactaaattgaaaaacaatcaaataaaaatactttactaatattaaattaggcctaggctaggcctaggctaggcctagtcaagTGTATTGAGTATCTAGCTATGctaaattatgaatatttttttacattgcacttaaatatatttcattatttattagtAACACCTACAGTAGGCCTCATTTTAATTatgccgtggctaaagatacggtaccgtatcctaacttccgtttgctaaaggtacggtaaaattgcattacgtcataaccagtcaatggggtgctggtacacgtgtgacgtcatcgtataaggactttggattttttttcatatcgcaaAAACAGTGATAaaccgcattttctttatgcttcatttatcgctattatcgccgtcgtgtgtgacaaaaactaaatgtagcctacgtctgttattattgaaaagccaaaacatgttgattttaattctagaatacagaaaaccgtttcaaaagaggcctaggcctacttacacgTACTACaacctcattatatgagttttTTTGTGTATGGAAAGCGGtgccaggctggggccagctgcatgtgttcagtgatttctgtgactcagccctggggctactgtctaaatcatagtatttaagggcccctttattgtccgcatttgcttgttgtttatggtcaccatctgtaaacaaagtttaataaaaaatataggcctaaataggccatttggaataaaaatatttaaacccTCATCAGCGCACACTTATCCATGCAGCCTGGCGCCGTacagacgcgatatgaaaaaaaaatccaaagtccttatacgatgacgtcacacacgtaccagcaccccattggctgattatgacgtataTGTAATTTTACCATACCTTTTTTAGTAAACcaaagttagaatacggtaccgtatctttagccactgcgttttaattaatacatctaggcctagcttaccttagtaggctagtaggcctagctagaagaagtaaaaataaaggatattaattattataggaTTCGgataggaggcctagctagtaggttacattaggcctatattatattattattagtaggcctagaatATCAATATACCACTTAAGGGAGTTCTCTCCCCTCAATTAGGTTAGCAGTGATGTTGGTAAACCAAGGCCTGTGGCAGGCCCTACTAGTTACACTCATTATTAGGTAGAAGGGCAGACTAGCGACCGGTGCGGTTCGCCGACtcgctagctagcctagcctacttgTGATTTTGCAGTAGGGCTAATTAACAGACAAGGATGAGCCATATATTTGCAGTTATAACACCTAAAGTTCAAACTAAAATGTTCAAACAATTTAATAGTTTAAACCAATACCACGTGCAGTCTAATGTTACCTGTAATGTATAAGTTTCTAGGACAATTATTTATGGCAAAAATCTTCAAAAATTTCCACCGGTCGTGTTGGGTGTCAAATTTATTTCCGATGATTTTGTTAATGACCTATGCATTTACCGAGCATGTTCAGAAGAATATGAGGaacattttattacaaaaaatattaaaaatgaatacaatacaGTTAAAAATCATGTCATGTAAACacatttatatgtatataacatAAGTATGGTtataataactaaataaatttgaatattcAATTTACAATGAAAAGGAATAACTTTTACAGAGAAAACTATATTTCGTTAGAACATTATTAGACGTTTTGCTGTCGCACATATTTTGTATAGTTAACTGATCCAGTCGTCATCATGATATCTAACAGAGATAGGAGATAgacaattaaaatacagtattgtctattcctgaaaaaatgtaatatttaaaataatattaaacaatatagtttaattaatttaaagggCCATTTTAAATTTCACATATCGTTATtcaaacagtaaaaaaaaaattattattgttgaaaGTGGATACCAGTAACTTAATTAAAATTGCTTATTGTCTGATTTTTATGATTCATCTTCTTGGCCAGGGGACATTTTTAGGTTTCaggttgttttatttattttttaatgtaaaataatccGAATTAACtatcaccccccccccccccccggaaACTGTTCATTCTCTGTTAGCGGCCAAAGTTTTCCACAGTGGCTTCTACAGTATAAACAATTGGCCTTGGTAAAACGTATTATTACAAACACAAGTAGGCAGTCGCATCTGGGTCTCCGTAAATCAATATGACCTTCAATAGGTTGCGTTTACACAATAGAATAATGGAATGGTCTACAGAtcgatataatacagtatacagaaCGGTCTCAAACAATTCTGAATCATTATAGAAGAGCCTGTTGCAAACAAGAGGAATAGTATTGGATATTTGTGTAATAACTATACTGTGTACTGAACAAGGAAACTCAAAATGCCCAGAGGACACCATGGAGTAAGACTCTTTTAGCCTATACTGTGTTAAACTAGCTAAGCATATGATATATCATAGTGATATAATGTATGGATCCGTTAACATACATGGTGGTGGTACTGTGTATGGTTTATGATCATTGTGACGATTACGaaaccattttattttatattaagtgTCTGTGATCAACGTACAAAGGttctttattaattattaattatacaatatagtCTActgttaacaaaaataatttacaatttattattatattaactttTCCAACCGGTATTGTACAAAAGAAAGTGGTTTACTGTgttttaagtacagtaaaaaatagtacagtatacagtatctATACAtactatattactgtattatacatatttatatactgagtataaatacaaaattaggcctaggcaAGTATCATTTCAATCCGACAATGTAGGCCTTACAGTAATTAtccttaattaataatttacacTGTATTATTTTCTCAATTTTAGAGAGGTTTCGGTCATCGCGGTTTTGGACATCACCATCACCACCATCGTGGTTTCGGACCCCCTCTTGGAGCCTTGGCTGTTGGCGCAGTAGCAGGAGCAGCGGTTGCCAGTTCAAGTAGGCCAAAAACAGAAGTTGTACATGTATATCACGTAAGATAAATTTAAAGGTTCATGGGAGCTATATGATTGGCATGCCATTGAATCTTATAATACTTATATGCCTAGTTAATTAAATGTTCCTTAAAAagcaaaatttaaatattaggcctactgtacgtGGCCGTCAAACAGTTATTtaaaaacagtaggcctacttagaacCCCTATTAttttaaagggacaccttcggTACCAAACAACGTGTCTAGGGGTTATTGTAGATGATGCACAGTGGGTTTTAAACTCCCCCTCCAAATTCGTTTTACGGAATGTTCTAAGTATGTCCCTGGGCCTGGGGTGCCCCAATAGAGTTTTCTGTAGTACTGTATTACCGAAAGGAAGACGGCGGTCAGATTCTGTAAATCACAGTAATTGGTTCCGCTTAGTACCAGACCTACGACTGTCCTTCGTAAATACAGGCCTAAATATTATCTATACGCATGTACCGCATCGAACTCGGAATACCAACATGTATTTCCTTGTCCGCGTTGGTatgttattatttgttgttttgaGAGTTTCAGTGCCAAAAAGTTACAAAATTATGTACTCTTTCGTTTGATTTTCTTGTGTGAGAAATTGATGGGCATTTTAAAATTCCCAATAATGACCACATTAAAGATGCGTCTTTtaattctattaaaaatatacaaaaacgcGCATCCTGTGTATAAAAGCCCAAATGAATTGTAATTCGCGTGACGTGGCCCGGTTACTAGTTGCGGGTGGCCTAATACCATTGTTATACAGCAAATAACACTTCGTGTTCGATATGCCtacatttgtattaataatttcaGCCGGTTTTTGCACGATTACAAAAGCTTCCAAAACCTATTGTAGAATAATTTACAATAGAATTTAACTGTGTGTGAACAAGATATATATTGCGTACGTCATGAATTTCCCATTCACTATATCGATGACGTATTTATAGTCCCTACAGCGGttcagtagtaggcctactgttgaaCAGTATTTTGGCCACCGTCCACAATTTGCTGCATGAGTTTTTATAATCATATATACATACTGTAATTGTGTgtgttaaataattaattaaactcGTTATTTGGCATGacgattataataatttatgtcgTATTATCGTCGTGAATTTTTATCGGTATCACAACGATTTTTGATCATCACAACGATTTTTGATCATCACAACGATTTTTGATCATCTCAACGATTTTTGATCATCTCAACGAAGTTTTGATTATCACACAAAACGCGATTAGATTATTTGGGCAAAATAAATAGGATAAGGGGAAGTTGATTAAAGTGACTTCAGGGTGGTTTCAGAATTTTAAATACATTCAAATGTTCGGCCTACTGTTTAATTTAATCTAACTTTTTAATTCACAGCAAACACCAGCACCAGTAACACAACCGTCAGCACCACCACCATATCCTGGTTATTCGGCACCGCCACCACAAGGATACTATCCACCACCGCAGCCATATCCAACAGGACCTCAACCACCGCCACCAGCAGGCTATCCACAGCAACCGCCACCGCAAGGATATCAATATCCACCACCACCGGGGTACTACCCACCCCAGCAACAATATCCTCCTCCTCAGTAGTTATGCCTAATCATGATGATTGATCACAACTGGTAATGTGATTACTATTACCCGATGCCTGTAAACGACAGGTTGTTCAAAAtggtttatattatatttttgtataggcctatatttagtTACTGTGGTATTACTATTTTTGAAAGAGCAATTATGAATTTTCACCTTGTCTATATCGTTGgtgttttaaaagaaaaatgcaCTATATACAGTAAACACACATGTACAGGAGGTACATTCACTTTTGTGAAAACTgtaaaaaataacttttgaaTATTGTTGTTAGATTGTCACGTGTAAGTTGAATACGTCAACATGATAatactatagtattattattatccggGTCGGATTATTATTCGACCAAGAGGACCAAAGAAagctatacagtatacactctgactaataatacaaaatgttgTGGCCTATGTTATTTTGTATGGTATATTGACATTGTAAACGTAATCCTCGTctcaaaattggtgaacatTACATGACAGTAGACCTGTTTAttgtttggtgtttttttttcttatttttaattttgatagACTTAGGTTAACTAGACTCATACCCAGGCACTTAATAGGGAAACATAATATATGgaggtacagtatacagtaccaCACAATTTCAATTATAACTATACTGtctaatatttacatttttataggCTATACGCGTTTAACACCGcttttaatatgaattattataaaGATATAATTAATGAAGTAAAATGAATAGGctataccagggaagagtgagatAACTGAATACGTTCTTTCTCTTCCTtgatatgttttaatatttatattacattcgTTTTAATTACTAACAAATAgatgtattaataatattataatttttgttattaaatgtttattatgaataaattgttattggAACAGAATACGATTATTGTGTTCATTAAGTGCTCATAATGTATATTATTCGCCACACGAATATTACACGCATCTTACAcggtttaaaatgtattaattatatgaatatgtatttatttcaacTTCAATAATTGTGTATTAATCGTATGCCACATGAATATTACACGTACGTTACACGACTTTAATATTTGTTGTGACGTAATATACCAAAATACAAAAGTCATCAGTCAATGACGAATCACCAATCTCAGCCTAGATACCAGTACATTAATATTCTCATACCAGCAAACacaataacattttgaaatttattcTATTGCAGGGGAgatgataaattaaaaacaattgtttgttGAATTATCTATAATTGGCtggaaattaaatttaaagctATTATTATCGATGATTGTTTGATTGAATACACTATAATTTCACAACGTTCAAGTACAAATCATCAAAACTAaagatacaaattaaaaatacatttacacTAAATTAAATGGAATAGTCAGAAATAATAACCATGTGatctttttttacatattttgtccGGAAACAATTATACTtgtcattatttgttttttctattACTAAAAGTTATCGAATTGTGAAGATGCCTAGACGGGTAAGAATAGTTTGTAgtatatcatttttttgttacattttttatttaaatttaaaaacatatttagacAGAATAAAAACAAGAGGTATAGATATTTCACATGTTTTACATATGGtccagtttttttttaattgattaaaaactttcataaataaaagaaaaaaactataataatataataaaataaataataataaaactatatcataaataaaaaataatgtaataactatGTAGAGATGATGACATAATAAACAATGTAGcctatgttataatattattattacactattacagttaaataaataaaaacactgaattaaaattaaattaatactaatattaaataaatcaatcgTTCCAGTCTATATTGATTGATAGAaa
Encoded here:
- the LOC140047041 gene encoding uncharacterized protein, whose amino-acid sequence is MPRGHHGRGFGHRGFGHHHHHHRGFGPPLGALAVGAVAGAAVASSSRPKTEVVHVYHQTPAPVTQPSAPPPYPGYSAPPPQGYYPPPQPYPTGPQPPPPAGYPQQPPPQGYQYPPPPGYYPPQQQYPPPQ